Proteins from a genomic interval of Desulfurobacterium sp. TC5-1:
- the cdd gene encoding cytidine deaminase: MKVEELLGVAKENIKNCYAPYSNFRVVAAIETKEGKVYTGVNVENASYGLTMCAERVALFKAVSEGVRDFLKILIYSPDGMPYPCGACRQVLSEFCNRDFLVVVASDERIEKFTLGGLLPHSFSL, translated from the coding sequence ATGAAAGTTGAAGAACTGCTTGGAGTGGCTAAAGAAAATATAAAAAACTGCTACGCGCCGTATTCAAACTTTCGTGTTGTAGCAGCGATAGAAACAAAGGAAGGTAAGGTCTATACAGGTGTAAATGTAGAAAATGCGTCCTACGGACTTACGATGTGCGCCGAGAGGGTTGCACTGTTTAAAGCTGTTTCTGAAGGGGTAAGGGATTTTTTGAAGATTTTAATCTATTCACCTGACGGAATGCCCTATCCGTGTGGTGCATGCAGGCAGGTTCTTTCAGAATTTTGCAATAGGGACTTTTTGGTTGTCGTTGCTTCTGATGAAAGGATAGAAAAATTTACCCTTGGTGGTTTGCTTCCTCATTCATTTTCTCTCTGA
- a CDS encoding alanine racemase, whose product MKKTYEKPAIFKLHTGMMNKFGSFASPLSRKVRKEIDGVKIADLVEKFGTPLFVFSEKTLRSKFREIKRAFTTRYPNVEFSWSYKTNYLDAICAVLHGEGETAEVVSEFEYSKARRLGVKGSEIVFNGPYKPIEALKVAVSEGARINIDTFEEIADLEEVAVELGVKPKVAIRLNMDTGIHPQWSRFGFNLESGQAFDAVKRIAFGGKLELVGLHCHIGTFILEPKAYETEVRKMVDFAYKVEDEFGFKIEYIDIGGGFPSRNRLKGVYLPPEVAVPSIDEIADRVCNALLSSLRPGDFPKLIIESGRAIVDEAGYLITQVHATKRLPDGRKGYILDAGVNILFTAFWYHFNIEVDREVQGPSEPCVLYGPLCMNIDVVDDLAYLPPLPRGTNLILSPVGAYNVTQWMQFIRYRPNVVLIGQNGEIDLIREAETLEDIVRRERLPERLRLNES is encoded by the coding sequence ATGAAAAAGACTTACGAGAAACCGGCGATATTTAAACTTCACACTGGTATGATGAATAAATTTGGAAGTTTTGCCTCACCGCTTTCCCGAAAAGTAAGAAAAGAGATTGACGGTGTAAAAATAGCGGATCTTGTAGAAAAGTTTGGCACGCCGCTGTTTGTTTTCTCAGAAAAAACCCTCCGTTCAAAGTTTAGAGAGATAAAAAGAGCTTTCACCACACGTTATCCCAACGTTGAATTTTCATGGTCCTACAAGACAAACTATCTTGACGCAATTTGTGCTGTTCTGCACGGTGAAGGTGAAACGGCAGAAGTTGTTTCAGAATTTGAATACAGCAAGGCAAGAAGACTTGGAGTCAAAGGTAGCGAAATAGTTTTCAATGGTCCTTATAAACCTATTGAGGCTCTTAAAGTCGCTGTATCTGAGGGAGCAAGGATAAACATAGACACTTTTGAAGAGATTGCAGACCTTGAGGAAGTTGCAGTAGAGCTTGGTGTGAAGCCAAAAGTTGCAATAAGGTTGAATATGGATACGGGTATCCATCCTCAGTGGAGCAGGTTTGGGTTTAATTTAGAGTCAGGTCAGGCTTTTGATGCCGTTAAGCGTATTGCCTTTGGCGGAAAGCTTGAATTGGTCGGTCTTCACTGTCACATAGGAACATTCATACTTGAACCAAAAGCCTATGAAACAGAAGTTAGAAAGATGGTTGATTTTGCTTATAAAGTTGAAGATGAATTTGGATTTAAGATTGAGTACATTGATATTGGTGGCGGTTTTCCATCAAGGAACAGACTTAAAGGTGTCTATTTACCGCCGGAAGTTGCAGTTCCGTCGATTGACGAGATTGCCGATAGAGTATGCAACGCCCTTCTTTCTTCTTTGAGACCGGGAGATTTTCCAAAGCTGATAATAGAAAGTGGCAGAGCAATTGTTGACGAGGCTGGCTATCTGATAACACAGGTTCACGCTACCAAAAGGCTTCCTGACGGTAGAAAAGGTTACATCCTTGATGCAGGCGTCAACATTCTCTTTACCGCATTTTGGTACCACTTTAACATTGAAGTTGATAGAGAAGTTCAGGGACCTTCAGAGCCTTGCGTCCTTTACGGTCCTCTCTGTATGAACATTGATGTTGTTGATGACCTTGCATATCTACCGCCCCTTCCGAGAGGGACAAATCTGATACTTTCACCTGTCGGAGCCTACAATGTAACGCAGTGGATGCAGTTTATCCGCTATAGACCGAATGTTGTTCTCATAGGTCAAAATGGTGAAATTGATTTGATAAGGGAAGCAGAAACTCTTGAAGACATTGTTAGAAGGGAGAGACTTCCAGAGAGGTTAAGGTTAAATGAAAGTTGA